The proteins below are encoded in one region of Aquisphaera giovannonii:
- a CDS encoding DUF4240 domain-containing protein, translating into MDDAGFWRIVAEACGADPRRADEWDGLLQSRLEQLAPDEIVEWNRIFDRLAAWAYTVDLWGAAYLINGGASDDGFYYFRCWLIGMGKDVYEAAIQDPDSLADAAVPGIDAEAEIYAAAHQAWMAVTGRPDTDPYPARIEKAELLGEEWDYDDDEEVRRRLPRLAALYLD; encoded by the coding sequence GTGGACGACGCAGGGTTCTGGAGGATCGTCGCCGAGGCCTGCGGGGCGGACCCTCGCCGGGCGGACGAGTGGGACGGGCTGCTCCAATCCAGGTTGGAGCAGCTCGCGCCGGACGAGATCGTCGAATGGAACCGCATCTTCGATCGGCTGGCGGCCTGGGCCTACACGGTCGACCTGTGGGGGGCGGCCTACCTCATCAACGGAGGCGCCTCCGACGACGGCTTCTACTACTTCCGCTGCTGGCTGATCGGCATGGGGAAGGACGTCTATGAGGCCGCCATCCAGGATCCGGACAGCCTGGCCGACGCGGCGGTGCCCGGGATCGACGCCGAGGCCGAGATCTACGCCGCGGCCCACCAGGCGTGGATGGCGGTGACCGGCCGGCCGGACACCGACCCGTACCCGGCCCGAATCGAGAAGGCGGAGCTTCTTGGCGAGGAATGGGACTACGACGACGACGAGGAGGTCCGTCGCCGCCTGCCCCGCCTCGCGGCGCTCTACCTGGATTAG